The proteins below come from a single Drosophila suzukii chromosome X, CBGP_Dsuzu_IsoJpt1.0, whole genome shotgun sequence genomic window:
- the Ptp10D gene encoding tyrosine-protein phosphatase 10D isoform X4 yields MLYQLSKATTRIRLKRQKAVPQHCWLWSLAFLAAFTLKDVRCADLAISIPNNPGLDDGASYRLDYSPPFGYPEPNTTIASREIGDEIQFSRALPGTKYNFWLYYTNFTHHDWLTWTVTITTAPDPPSNLSVQVRSGKNAIILWSPPTQGSYTAFKIKVLGLSEASSSYNRTFQVNDNTFQHSVKELTPGATYQVQAYTIYDGKESVAYTSRNFTTKPNTPGKFIVWFRNETTLLVLWQPPYPAGIYTHYKVSIEPPDANDSVLYVEKEGEPPGPAQAAFKGLVPGRAYNISVQTMSEDEISLPTTAQYRTVPLRPLNVTFDRDFITSNSFRVLWEAPKGVSEFDKYQVSVATTRRQSTVPRSNEPVAFFDFRDIAEPGKTFNVIVKTVSGKVTSWPATGDVTLRPLPVRNLRSINDDKTNTMVITWEADPASTQDEYRIVYHELETFNGDTSTLTTDRTRFTLESLLPGRNYSLSVQAVSKKMESNETSIFVVTRPSSPIIEDLKSIRMGLNISWKSDVNSKQEQYEVLYSRNGTSDLRTQKTKESRLVIKNLQPGAGYELKVFAVSHDLRSEPHAYFQAVYPNPPRNMTIETVRSNSVLVHWSPPESGEFTEYSIRYRTDSEQQWVRLPSVRSTEADITDMTKGEKYTIQVNTVSFGVESPVPQEVNTTVPPNPVSNIIQLVDSRNITLEWPKPEGRVESYILKWWPSDNPGRVQTKNVSENKSADDLSTVRVLIGELMPGVQYKFDIQTTSYGILSGITSLYPRTMPLIQSDVVVANGEKEDERDTITLSYTPTPQSSSKFDIYRFSLGDAEIRDKEKLANDTDRKVTFTGLVPGRLYNITVWTVSGGVASLPIQRQDRLYPEPITQLHATNITDTEISLRWDLPKGEYNDFDIAYLTADNLLAQNMTTRNEITISDLRPHRNYTFTVVVRSGTESSVLRSSSPLSASFTTNEAVPGRVERFHPTDVQPSEINFEWSLPSSEANGVIRQFSIAYTNINNLTDAGMQDFESEEAFGIIKNLKPGETYVFKIQAKTAIGFGPEREYRQTMPILAPPRPATQVVPTEVYRSSSTIQIRFRKNYFSDQNGQVRMYTIIVAEDDAKNASGLEMPSWLDVQSYSVWLPYQAIDPYYPFENQSVEDFTIGTENCDSHKIGYCNGPLKSGTTYRVKVRAFTGTDKFTDTAYSFPIQTDQDNTSLIVAITVPLTIILVLLVTLLFYKRRRNNCRKTTKDSRANDNMSLPDSVIEQNRPILIKNFAEHYRLMSADSDFRFSEEFEELKHVGRDQPCTFADLPCNRPKNRFTNILPYDHSRFKLQPVDDDEGSDYINANYVPGHNSPREFIVTQGPLHSTRDDFWRMCWESNSRAIVMLTRCFEKGREKCDQYWPNDTVPVFYGDIKVQILNDSHYADWVMTEFMLCRGSEQRILRHFHFTTWPDFGVPNPPQTLVRFVRAFRDRIGAEQRPIVVHCSAGVGRSGTFITLDRILQQINTSDYVDIFGIVYAMRKERVWMVQTEQQYICIHQCLLAVLEGKENIVGPAREMHDNEGYEDDEGIAESGM; encoded by the exons GACGTTCGATGTGCAGATCTAGCCATAAGCATACCCAATAATCCCGGCCTAGACGATGGGGCCTCATATCGTTTGGACTACAGTCCACCCTTCGGTTATCCGGAGCCCAACACGACGATTGCCTCCCGGGAAATCGGCGATGAGATCCAATTTTCACGCGCCCTGCCCGGCACTAAGTACAACTTCTGGCTGTACTACACGAACTTTACGCACCACGATTGGCTCACCTGGACGGTGACGATAACAACAG CTCCCGATCCGCCGTCAAATCTCTCTGTCCAGGTGCGGAGCGGCAAGAACGCCATCATCCTGTGGTCACCGCCCACCCAGGGCAGCTATACGGCTTTTAAGATCAAGGTGCTGGGCCTGTCGGAGGCCTCGAGCAGCTACAACCGCACCTTCCAGGTGAACGACAACACATTCCAGCACAGCGTCAAGGAGCTGACCCCGGGAGCCACCTACCAGGTGCAGGCCTACACCATCTACGATGGCAAGGAGTCGGTGGCCTACACAAGTCGCAATTTCACCACAA AGCCCAACACTCCGGGGAAATTCATCGTCTGGTTCCGTAATGAGACGACACTGCTGGTCCTGTGGCAGCCGCCATATCCGGCGGGCATTTACACGCACTACAAGGTATCCATCGAGCCGCCGGATGCCAACGATAGTGTGCTCTATGTGGAGAAGGAGGGCGAGCCACCCGGACCGGCACAGGCTGCCTTCAAGGGTCTGGTTCCGGGCAGGGCCTATAACATTTCGGTACAGACAATGTCCGAGGATGAGATCTCCCTGCCGACGACGGCCCAATATCGTACGGTGCCGTTGCGGCCATTGAACGTGACCTTTGACCGGGACTTCATTACCTCCAATTCGTTCCGGGTGCTTTGGGAGGCGCCCAAGGGCGTCTCCGAGTTCGACAAGTACCAGGTCTCGGTGGCCACCACTCGACGTCAATCCACTGTGCCACGTAGCAACGAACCGGTGGCCTTCTTCGACTTTCGCGACATCGCCGAACCGGGCAAGACGTTCAATGTGATCGTAAAGACGGTGTCCGGCAAGGTCACCTCGTGGCCAGCCACCGGGGATGTCACCCTGCGACCCCTGCCCGTCCGCAATCTGAGGAGCATCAACGATGACAAGACCAACACCATGGTTATCACCTGGGAGGCGGATCCGGCCAGCACGCAGGATGAGTACCGCATTGT ATACCATGAATTGGAGACATTTAATGGAGACACCAGCACCCTGACTACGGATCGGACTCGATTCACACTGGAGAGCCTCCTACCTGGCCGTAATTACTCACTTTCGGTGCAGGCCGTCTCCAAGAAGATGGAATCGAACGAAACCAGCATCTTTGTGGTAACCCGACCCTCGTCGCCCATCATCGAGGACCTGAAGAGCATACGGATGGGCCTGAACATCAGTTGGAAGAGCGATGTGAACTCAAAACAAGAACAATATGAGGTCCTGTACTCGCGGAACGGAACCAGCGATCTGCGTACTCAAAAGACCAAGGAGTCGCGTCTGGTGATCAAGAACCTCCAGCCAGGAGCTGGATATGAACTCAAGGTCTTTGCGGTTAGTCACGATTTGAGGAGTGAACCGCATGCCTATTTCCAGGCAGTTT ATCCCAATCCACCACGCAACATGACCATCGAGACGGTGCGCAGCAACTCTGTTCTGGTCCACTGGTCTCCGCCGGAGAGCGGTGAATTTACAGAGTACTCCATTCGATATAGGACGGACAGTGAACAGCAGTGGGTTCGCCTGCCCAGCGTTCGATCTACGGAGGCGGATATTACCGACATGACCAAGGGCGAGAAATACACCATCCAGGTGAACACGGTTAGTTTTGGCGTGGAGAGTCCCGTGCCCCAAGAGGTGAACACAACGGTGCCACCGAATCCGGTGTCAAATATCATCCAGCTAGTGGACTCACGAAATATCACTCTGGAGTGGCCCAAGCCGGAGGGAAGGGTGGAGTCATACATCCTTAAGTGGTGGCCCAGCGATAATCCCGGACGTGTCCAGACCAAGAACGTCTCCGAGAACAAGTCGG CCGATGATCTGTCGACAGTGCGGGTCCTGATCGGCGAACTGATGCCGGGTGTGCAGTACAAGTTTGACATCCAGACGACATCGTATGGCATCCTATCGGGGATCACCAGTCTTTATCCACGTACGATGCCGCTCATCCAGTCGGACGTGGTGGTGGCCAATGGCGAGAAGGAGGACGAGCGTGACACGATCACCCTGAGCTATACGCCCACACCGCAGTCCTCGTCCAAGTTCGATATCTATCGATTCTCCCTGGGCGATGCGGAGATCCGGGACAAGGAGAAGCTGGCCAATGATACGGATCGCAAGGTGACTTTTACGGGTCTGGTGCCCGGCAGACTGTACAACATCACCGTGTGGACGGTGAGCGGTGGAGTGGCCAGTTTGCCCATTCAGCGTCAGGATCGCTTGTATCCGGAACCCATTACCCAGCTGCATGCCACCAATATCACCGATACGGAGATCTCGCTGCGCTGGGATCTGCCGAAGGGCGAGTACAATGACTTCGATATTGCCTACCTCACGGCGGACAATCTGTTGGCCCAGAACATGACCACCAGGAATGAGATAACCATTAGTGACCTGCGACCCCATAGGAACTATACATTCACCGTGGTGGTTCGTTCAGGCACTGAATCTTCAGTTCTACGCAGCAGTTCCCCTCTATCGGCTAGTTTTACGACCAATGAAGCGGTACCAGGTCGCGTAGAGCGATTCCATCCCACTGATGTGCAGCCCAGCGAGATCAATTTCGAGTGGTCACTGCCCTCCAGTGAGGCAAACGGTGTGATTCGCCAATTTTCGATAGCCTACACGAATATCAACAATCTCACGGATGCCGGCATGCAGGACTTTGAATCGGAGGAGGCTTTTGGTATTATCAAGAATCTCAAACCCGGCGAGACATATGTGTTCAAGATCCAGGCCAAGACTGCGATTGGCTTTGGACCGGAGCGGGAATACAGGCAAACAATGCCCATACTAGCGCCACCACGTCCTGCCACCCAAGTGGTGCCCACCGAGGTCTATCGCAGTTCGTCGACCATCCAGATCCGTTTCAGGAAGAACTATTTCTCGGATCAGAACGGTCAGGTGCGCATGTACACGATCATTGTGGCCGAGGATGATGCGAAGAATGCCTCTGGACTGGAGATGCCCAGCTGGCTGGATGTGCAGTCGTATAGCGTTTGGCTGCCCTACCAGGCCATAGATCCGTATTATCCCTTTGAGAACCAATCCGTGGAGGACTTTACAATTGGCACGGAGAATTGTGACAGCCACAAAATTGGCTACTGCAATGGGCCACTGAAGTCGGGCACCACTTACCGGGTGAAGGTGCGAGCGTTCACCGGAACGGATAAGTTCACGGATACCGCCTATAGTTTTCCAATTCAGACAG ATCAAGACAATACCTCGCTGATCGTGGCCATTACAGTGCCACTGACCATCATCCTGGTGCTCCTGGTAACCCTTTTGTTCTACAAACGGCGACGCAACAATTGCCGAAAGACGACCAAGGATTCGCGGGCCAATGACAATATGTCCCTGCCGGATAGTGTTATCGAGCAGAATCGCCCGATTCTGATCAAGAACTTTGCGGAGCACTATCGCCTGATGTCCGCCGATTCGGACTTCCGGTTCAGCGAGGAGTTCGAGGAACTGAAGCACGTGGGCAGGGATCAGCCGTGCACCTTTGCCGACTTGCCCTGCAATCGACCCAAGAATCGGTTCACCAACATCCTGCCCTACGATCATTCGCGTTTCAAGCTCCAGCCCGTGGACGATGATGAGGGCAGTGATTACATCAATGCCAACTATGTGCCGGGACACAATTCGCCACGGGAGTTCATCGTGACCCAGGGCCCATTGCATTCGACGCGCGACGACTTCTGGCGGATGTGCTGGGAGAGCAACTCGCGGGCCATAGTCATGTTGACCAGGTGCTTTGAGAAGGGTCGCGAGAAGTGCGACCAGTACTGGCCTAATGACACGGTGCCCGTCTTCTATGGGGACATTAAGGTGCAGATCCTCAACGATAGCCACTATGCCGACTGGGTGATGACCGAGTTTATGCTGTGCAGG GGCAGCGAACAGCGCATCCTGCGGCACTTCCACTTCACCACCTGGCCGGACTTTGGTGTACCCAATCCTCCCCAGACACTGGTGCGCTTCGTGCGCGCCTTCCGCGATCGCATTGGGGCAGAGCAGCGACCCATTGTGGTGCACTGCAGCGCCGGAGTGGGAAGGTCGGGCACCTTCATCACCCTGGATCGCATCCTGCAGCAGATCAACACGTCGGACTACGTGGATATTTTCGGCATTGTGTATGCCATGCGCAAGG AGCGCGTTTGGATGGTGCAGACGGAGCAGCAGTACATCTGCATCCACCAGTGCCTGCTGGCGGTGCTCGAGGGCAAGGAGAACATCGTGGGTCCCGCCCGCGAGATGCACGACAACGAGGGCTATGAAG ATGACGAGGGCATTGCTGAGTCGGGCATGTAA
- the Ptp10D gene encoding tyrosine-protein phosphatase 10D isoform X3, producing MLYQLSKATTRIRLKRQKAVPQHCWLWSLAFLAAFTLKDVRCADLAISIPNNPGLDDGASYRLDYSPPFGYPEPNTTIASREIGDEIQFSRALPGTKYNFWLYYTNFTHHDWLTWTVTITTAPDPPSNLSVQVRSGKNAIILWSPPTQGSYTAFKIKVLGLSEASSSYNRTFQVNDNTFQHSVKELTPGATYQVQAYTIYDGKESVAYTSRNFTTSRRTRHKELLDIKILREPNTPGKFIVWFRNETTLLVLWQPPYPAGIYTHYKVSIEPPDANDSVLYVEKEGEPPGPAQAAFKGLVPGRAYNISVQTMSEDEISLPTTAQYRTVPLRPLNVTFDRDFITSNSFRVLWEAPKGVSEFDKYQVSVATTRRQSTVPRSNEPVAFFDFRDIAEPGKTFNVIVKTVSGKVTSWPATGDVTLRPLPVRNLRSINDDKTNTMVITWEADPASTQDEYRIVYHELETFNGDTSTLTTDRTRFTLESLLPGRNYSLSVQAVSKKMESNETSIFVVTRPSSPIIEDLKSIRMGLNISWKSDVNSKQEQYEVLYSRNGTSDLRTQKTKESRLVIKNLQPGAGYELKVFAVSHDLRSEPHAYFQAVYPNPPRNMTIETVRSNSVLVHWSPPESGEFTEYSIRYRTDSEQQWVRLPSVRSTEADITDMTKGEKYTIQVNTVSFGVESPVPQEVNTTVPPNPVSNIIQLVDSRNITLEWPKPEGRVESYILKWWPSDNPGRVQTKNVSENKSADDLSTVRVLIGELMPGVQYKFDIQTTSYGILSGITSLYPRTMPLIQSDVVVANGEKEDERDTITLSYTPTPQSSSKFDIYRFSLGDAEIRDKEKLANDTDRKVTFTGLVPGRLYNITVWTVSGGVASLPIQRQDRLYPEPITQLHATNITDTEISLRWDLPKGEYNDFDIAYLTADNLLAQNMTTRNEITISDLRPHRNYTFTVVVRSGTESSVLRSSSPLSASFTTNEAVPGRVERFHPTDVQPSEINFEWSLPSSEANGVIRQFSIAYTNINNLTDAGMQDFESEEAFGIIKNLKPGETYVFKIQAKTAIGFGPEREYRQTMPILAPPRPATQVVPTEVYRSSSTIQIRFRKNYFSDQNGQVRMYTIIVAEDDAKNASGLEMPSWLDVQSYSVWLPYQAIDPYYPFENQSVEDFTIGTENCDSHKIGYCNGPLKSGTTYRVKVRAFTGTDKFTDTAYSFPIQTEMLSSPDQDNTSLIVAITVPLTIILVLLVTLLFYKRRRNNCRKTTKDSRANDNMSLPDSVIEQNRPILIKNFAEHYRLMSADSDFRFSEEFEELKHVGRDQPCTFADLPCNRPKNRFTNILPYDHSRFKLQPVDDDEGSDYINANYVPGHNSPREFIVTQGPLHSTRDDFWRMCWESNSRAIVMLTRCFEKGREKCDQYWPNDTVPVFYGDIKVQILNDSHYADWVMTEFMLCRGSEQRILRHFHFTTWPDFGVPNPPQTLVRFVRAFRDRIGAEQRPIVVHCSAGVGRSGTFITLDRILQQINTSDYVDIFGIVYAMRKERVWMVQTEQQYICIHQCLLAVLEGKENIVGPAREMHDNEGYEDDEGIAESGM from the exons GACGTTCGATGTGCAGATCTAGCCATAAGCATACCCAATAATCCCGGCCTAGACGATGGGGCCTCATATCGTTTGGACTACAGTCCACCCTTCGGTTATCCGGAGCCCAACACGACGATTGCCTCCCGGGAAATCGGCGATGAGATCCAATTTTCACGCGCCCTGCCCGGCACTAAGTACAACTTCTGGCTGTACTACACGAACTTTACGCACCACGATTGGCTCACCTGGACGGTGACGATAACAACAG CTCCCGATCCGCCGTCAAATCTCTCTGTCCAGGTGCGGAGCGGCAAGAACGCCATCATCCTGTGGTCACCGCCCACCCAGGGCAGCTATACGGCTTTTAAGATCAAGGTGCTGGGCCTGTCGGAGGCCTCGAGCAGCTACAACCGCACCTTCCAGGTGAACGACAACACATTCCAGCACAGCGTCAAGGAGCTGACCCCGGGAGCCACCTACCAGGTGCAGGCCTACACCATCTACGATGGCAAGGAGTCGGTGGCCTACACAAGTCGCAATTTCACCACAA GTCGAAGGACGCGGCATAAAGAATTGCTGGACATTAAGATCCTAAGAG AGCCCAACACTCCGGGGAAATTCATCGTCTGGTTCCGTAATGAGACGACACTGCTGGTCCTGTGGCAGCCGCCATATCCGGCGGGCATTTACACGCACTACAAGGTATCCATCGAGCCGCCGGATGCCAACGATAGTGTGCTCTATGTGGAGAAGGAGGGCGAGCCACCCGGACCGGCACAGGCTGCCTTCAAGGGTCTGGTTCCGGGCAGGGCCTATAACATTTCGGTACAGACAATGTCCGAGGATGAGATCTCCCTGCCGACGACGGCCCAATATCGTACGGTGCCGTTGCGGCCATTGAACGTGACCTTTGACCGGGACTTCATTACCTCCAATTCGTTCCGGGTGCTTTGGGAGGCGCCCAAGGGCGTCTCCGAGTTCGACAAGTACCAGGTCTCGGTGGCCACCACTCGACGTCAATCCACTGTGCCACGTAGCAACGAACCGGTGGCCTTCTTCGACTTTCGCGACATCGCCGAACCGGGCAAGACGTTCAATGTGATCGTAAAGACGGTGTCCGGCAAGGTCACCTCGTGGCCAGCCACCGGGGATGTCACCCTGCGACCCCTGCCCGTCCGCAATCTGAGGAGCATCAACGATGACAAGACCAACACCATGGTTATCACCTGGGAGGCGGATCCGGCCAGCACGCAGGATGAGTACCGCATTGT ATACCATGAATTGGAGACATTTAATGGAGACACCAGCACCCTGACTACGGATCGGACTCGATTCACACTGGAGAGCCTCCTACCTGGCCGTAATTACTCACTTTCGGTGCAGGCCGTCTCCAAGAAGATGGAATCGAACGAAACCAGCATCTTTGTGGTAACCCGACCCTCGTCGCCCATCATCGAGGACCTGAAGAGCATACGGATGGGCCTGAACATCAGTTGGAAGAGCGATGTGAACTCAAAACAAGAACAATATGAGGTCCTGTACTCGCGGAACGGAACCAGCGATCTGCGTACTCAAAAGACCAAGGAGTCGCGTCTGGTGATCAAGAACCTCCAGCCAGGAGCTGGATATGAACTCAAGGTCTTTGCGGTTAGTCACGATTTGAGGAGTGAACCGCATGCCTATTTCCAGGCAGTTT ATCCCAATCCACCACGCAACATGACCATCGAGACGGTGCGCAGCAACTCTGTTCTGGTCCACTGGTCTCCGCCGGAGAGCGGTGAATTTACAGAGTACTCCATTCGATATAGGACGGACAGTGAACAGCAGTGGGTTCGCCTGCCCAGCGTTCGATCTACGGAGGCGGATATTACCGACATGACCAAGGGCGAGAAATACACCATCCAGGTGAACACGGTTAGTTTTGGCGTGGAGAGTCCCGTGCCCCAAGAGGTGAACACAACGGTGCCACCGAATCCGGTGTCAAATATCATCCAGCTAGTGGACTCACGAAATATCACTCTGGAGTGGCCCAAGCCGGAGGGAAGGGTGGAGTCATACATCCTTAAGTGGTGGCCCAGCGATAATCCCGGACGTGTCCAGACCAAGAACGTCTCCGAGAACAAGTCGG CCGATGATCTGTCGACAGTGCGGGTCCTGATCGGCGAACTGATGCCGGGTGTGCAGTACAAGTTTGACATCCAGACGACATCGTATGGCATCCTATCGGGGATCACCAGTCTTTATCCACGTACGATGCCGCTCATCCAGTCGGACGTGGTGGTGGCCAATGGCGAGAAGGAGGACGAGCGTGACACGATCACCCTGAGCTATACGCCCACACCGCAGTCCTCGTCCAAGTTCGATATCTATCGATTCTCCCTGGGCGATGCGGAGATCCGGGACAAGGAGAAGCTGGCCAATGATACGGATCGCAAGGTGACTTTTACGGGTCTGGTGCCCGGCAGACTGTACAACATCACCGTGTGGACGGTGAGCGGTGGAGTGGCCAGTTTGCCCATTCAGCGTCAGGATCGCTTGTATCCGGAACCCATTACCCAGCTGCATGCCACCAATATCACCGATACGGAGATCTCGCTGCGCTGGGATCTGCCGAAGGGCGAGTACAATGACTTCGATATTGCCTACCTCACGGCGGACAATCTGTTGGCCCAGAACATGACCACCAGGAATGAGATAACCATTAGTGACCTGCGACCCCATAGGAACTATACATTCACCGTGGTGGTTCGTTCAGGCACTGAATCTTCAGTTCTACGCAGCAGTTCCCCTCTATCGGCTAGTTTTACGACCAATGAAGCGGTACCAGGTCGCGTAGAGCGATTCCATCCCACTGATGTGCAGCCCAGCGAGATCAATTTCGAGTGGTCACTGCCCTCCAGTGAGGCAAACGGTGTGATTCGCCAATTTTCGATAGCCTACACGAATATCAACAATCTCACGGATGCCGGCATGCAGGACTTTGAATCGGAGGAGGCTTTTGGTATTATCAAGAATCTCAAACCCGGCGAGACATATGTGTTCAAGATCCAGGCCAAGACTGCGATTGGCTTTGGACCGGAGCGGGAATACAGGCAAACAATGCCCATACTAGCGCCACCACGTCCTGCCACCCAAGTGGTGCCCACCGAGGTCTATCGCAGTTCGTCGACCATCCAGATCCGTTTCAGGAAGAACTATTTCTCGGATCAGAACGGTCAGGTGCGCATGTACACGATCATTGTGGCCGAGGATGATGCGAAGAATGCCTCTGGACTGGAGATGCCCAGCTGGCTGGATGTGCAGTCGTATAGCGTTTGGCTGCCCTACCAGGCCATAGATCCGTATTATCCCTTTGAGAACCAATCCGTGGAGGACTTTACAATTGGCACGGAGAATTGTGACAGCCACAAAATTGGCTACTGCAATGGGCCACTGAAGTCGGGCACCACTTACCGGGTGAAGGTGCGAGCGTTCACCGGAACGGATAAGTTCACGGATACCGCCTATAGTTTTCCAATTCAGACAG AAATGCTAAGCTCACCGG ATCAAGACAATACCTCGCTGATCGTGGCCATTACAGTGCCACTGACCATCATCCTGGTGCTCCTGGTAACCCTTTTGTTCTACAAACGGCGACGCAACAATTGCCGAAAGACGACCAAGGATTCGCGGGCCAATGACAATATGTCCCTGCCGGATAGTGTTATCGAGCAGAATCGCCCGATTCTGATCAAGAACTTTGCGGAGCACTATCGCCTGATGTCCGCCGATTCGGACTTCCGGTTCAGCGAGGAGTTCGAGGAACTGAAGCACGTGGGCAGGGATCAGCCGTGCACCTTTGCCGACTTGCCCTGCAATCGACCCAAGAATCGGTTCACCAACATCCTGCCCTACGATCATTCGCGTTTCAAGCTCCAGCCCGTGGACGATGATGAGGGCAGTGATTACATCAATGCCAACTATGTGCCGGGACACAATTCGCCACGGGAGTTCATCGTGACCCAGGGCCCATTGCATTCGACGCGCGACGACTTCTGGCGGATGTGCTGGGAGAGCAACTCGCGGGCCATAGTCATGTTGACCAGGTGCTTTGAGAAGGGTCGCGAGAAGTGCGACCAGTACTGGCCTAATGACACGGTGCCCGTCTTCTATGGGGACATTAAGGTGCAGATCCTCAACGATAGCCACTATGCCGACTGGGTGATGACCGAGTTTATGCTGTGCAGG GGCAGCGAACAGCGCATCCTGCGGCACTTCCACTTCACCACCTGGCCGGACTTTGGTGTACCCAATCCTCCCCAGACACTGGTGCGCTTCGTGCGCGCCTTCCGCGATCGCATTGGGGCAGAGCAGCGACCCATTGTGGTGCACTGCAGCGCCGGAGTGGGAAGGTCGGGCACCTTCATCACCCTGGATCGCATCCTGCAGCAGATCAACACGTCGGACTACGTGGATATTTTCGGCATTGTGTATGCCATGCGCAAGG AGCGCGTTTGGATGGTGCAGACGGAGCAGCAGTACATCTGCATCCACCAGTGCCTGCTGGCGGTGCTCGAGGGCAAGGAGAACATCGTGGGTCCCGCCCGCGAGATGCACGACAACGAGGGCTATGAAG ATGACGAGGGCATTGCTGAGTCGGGCATGTAA